Within Pelotomaculum schinkii, the genomic segment ACAAGGGCTTATTTGCCGCGGCAATTATCTCTCTTATCGGCTTTTACCCCGCCACCACCTATTTCTTCGGTACCCCGCAGTATTTCTATGCGGCAATTGTGGGCGTGGCAGTGACGCTAATCATCGTTTTCCTTACCGATTACTATACCTCAACGCGCTACAAGCCAGTTAAGACAATCGCCAAGGCCTCGGAATCCGGCCATGCGACCAACATCATCAGCGGTTTATCGGTAGGTATGGAGGCCAGCGTCTCACCGGCCATCGCCATCGTCGCCGGTATTGTGCTATCGTACCTTATTGGCGGCATCTACGGAGTCGGTATTGCTTCAATGGCCATGCTTTCCATGACCGGTATAGTCGTAGCCATTGACTCTTACGGCCCCATTACCGACAACGCCGGCGGCATTGCCGAGATGGCGGAACTGCCGCCTGAAATTCGCAACATTACCGACCCGCTTGACGCGGTGGGCAATACCACCAAAGCGGTAACCAAGGGTTATGCCATCGGCTCCGCCGGTCTGGCTGCCATTGTGTTGTTTTCCTCCTACACCCAGGAAATCACCAGGTTCAGGGGCGAGGCGCTCAGCTTCAATATCGAGGACCCCTGGGTTCTGGCCGGTCTTTTAATTGGCGGAGCGCTGCCCTTCCTCTTCTCCTCACTGGCCATGGGCGCTGTCGGCAGGGCCGCCAACGAGGTGGTCAACGAAGTGCGCCGCCAGTTCAGGGAAATAACAGGCATCATGGAAGGCAAAGCCAGGCCGGAATACGGCCGCTGTGTTGACATTGTAACCAAGCGGGCCATCAAGGAAATGATGCTGCCCGGCCTGATCCCGGTTGTGGTCCCCATTCTGGTCGGCTTTCTATTGGGAGCAAAAGCTCTCGGCGGCATGCTGATGGGCGTAATTATCACCGGTCTCTTCCTGGCCGTGATGCTGACCGCCGGCGGCGGCGCCTGGGACAATGCCAAGAAATACATCGAAGACGGCAATTTCGGCGGCAAGGGTAGCTTTGCCCACGCTGCGGCAGTGACCGGGGATACTGTAGGTGACCCCGCCAAAGACACCGCCGGCCCGGCCATCAACCCGATGATTAAAGTGGTCAACATTGTCGCCCTTCTGATCGTAAGCTACGTGGCCATGATTGTACGTTAAAACAAAAGACTCACATAAAAAAAACGGGGACTCCCGGTACTAACCGGCAAAGTCCCCGTTTTCTATACATACAACAGCAAGATAATCCTTCTTCAAACACAATATACAATGGTTGCGAATTAATATGAACCATAGTTTTGCAACTTAATATAAATG encodes:
- a CDS encoding sodium-translocating pyrophosphatase, coding for MFSGFSIYAVYASLLGILFALYLASWILKQPQGNKRMIEISEAIQEGAMAYLTRQYKTIAVVGIIIAVLLFFGLGWITTLGFIIGAVFSALCGYVGMTVSVKSNLRVCEAAKKGLPAALALAFKGGSVTGLMCVSLGLLGVAGMYILFRDPTYLIGLGFGGSLISVFARLGGGIYTKSADVGADLVGKVEAGIPEDDPRNPAVIADNVGDNVGDCAGMAADLFETYAITAIGAMLLGQIFFPGNEHYVVYPLVLGAIAIIASIIGVFFVRMSQGGEIMSALYKGLFAAAIISLIGFYPATTYFFGTPQYFYAAIVGVAVTLIIVFLTDYYTSTRYKPVKTIAKASESGHATNIISGLSVGMEASVSPAIAIVAGIVLSYLIGGIYGVGIASMAMLSMTGIVVAIDSYGPITDNAGGIAEMAELPPEIRNITDPLDAVGNTTKAVTKGYAIGSAGLAAIVLFSSYTQEITRFRGEALSFNIEDPWVLAGLLIGGALPFLFSSLAMGAVGRAANEVVNEVRRQFREITGIMEGKARPEYGRCVDIVTKRAIKEMMLPGLIPVVVPILVGFLLGAKALGGMLMGVIITGLFLAVMLTAGGGAWDNAKKYIEDGNFGGKGSFAHAAAVTGDTVGDPAKDTAGPAINPMIKVVNIVALLIVSYVAMIVR